The window ttttaatatttcacaAAAGAAAGCTTTAACATAGGTTCACTTACCAAGATAAGTGTTGCCACCTTTAGCTCCACCTTTTGCTTGGATCCTTGGCTGCTAACTACAGTGCCTTCTATTAGTACAGAAGTCCCAGTTGTGATAAAACCTGATTCCACCTGACAACAAAACCAGAAATATACAACTTTTCCAATATATAgtcaaaagaagaagaataaaacatCTAGCAAGCAGTGCACCTTCAAAATTACTGAACAATGTGATTTCAGAACTGcaagataaatgtttggaataaGTTGTTCCATCTAGTCAGCTTGAAGACAGTTACTTCCAGGAGTAGTTTAGCCATGACAAATGTCAAGGTATAAGTACAAAGGCAACACACGTATTCCTAGTCTCTAATGACACACTGACAAGGTCTTAAGTTTCATTTTCTTTAGCAGGGCCAAGTATACAATTTTTCAGATGGTCTTAATAATTAACAAAAATCACAGGGGAAGACACTCTCCCCCTATTAATTATTCAGAAAAGCACATCCCAGATCATAAGGGACTAATGCAGGACAAATAAAATGGTGACTCGGAAACTAAAAATTGAAAAATATAGTGCACCTGAGAAATTCATCTACAGTCAAAATTTTGACATGGCAATTGATTGCAATGATCAGGATTTTGTATTGCCTTTACAATGATATTATTTACTAGAATGATGGTATGACATTCAACTTTGTTAAATATTTCTAATTTCTCTCTAAAATAAGTATCAAGAGAATAGTGAATCACTATAAGAAAGTGTCTCCATTAAAAGTCACCATCTGACATACTTGAGAAATTCTAATTGCATAAGCCAGGAAATATTAAATTAGAAGAAAATATACCAGATCGTAGCCTTCAGCGTCAGAACTCATCACACATTGCATGTTGGATAAACAGGAACCATCATTTATCTGCAATTAAGGTAAAATGAATTAATACTTGGACCATTGATTCACAAGGAGACAAACAGCATCATGCATTCCCATTAGGTATTATCGGATCATGCATCCATACCAGAATTAGTTTACATTTGATAACAATGTTATATATGTGGAAAAGACTGCTTAACAAATCAAACATCAAGACATTGACCGGGCACCCGAAGATGATGCAAGATTGTTGATGTCTGGCTCATGTTATACCATGACAATGGTTGCTTGATTAAGATGGCTATGCAAGGACATATGAAGTCACCGAATAGGCAGGTACTCCATAAGAGAGTGGCAGAAAAGAGGTTCCACTTTTTCTAGTAACTCGAACAAATATTTCTAATGGTGTTCCTCGGGTCCAAAGAGGATAACTTCGAGAAACAACTCTCTCAAACCAAAAAGCCTAATGGAGTATTCACCTCAATGAACGTCACCGTGCTCTGAACCCGACAAGTCCGGATCCAGCCCCTGACCACCAGCACCTCCCCCAGCCGGTCCATCCCCTCGTCGGGTCCGCCCTTCACGTCGGCGATCCTCAAGCGCTTCCGGAACTCACGAACCGTCTCCCCAGCCTCCGTCGTGGCAACCTTCTCGCAGGCCTCGGCGTCGGCTGAGACCGCCGCGCTACAGAATCGCCTCCATCTGGAGCCAAGAACGTCGGCGGAAGGATCGATAGCGGGAGGGCGGCCGAAGGGCTGCGGCGGAGGGGGCGGATAATTGGGTCGGACGGTTCTTGAATTGGCGGCGGCCGCGATAGGGTTTCCCGGCCGGCGCAAGAGGAGGAGGCGGGCGGCCGATCGGGGGCGGCGGAGGAGGGACGACGAGGCGGCAGGGGCGAGGGACGCCGCTGCGGCCATCATCCTTAGATGCTTCGCTCTATGGACCCTGACACGACTCCGCTATCCTCTGCCAGTGGCTCTCCCTCGACTACCCCTCTCTGTGGTTTTATATGGGCTTCCGGTCCAATTTACTTGGACCGGAGACCGTGCACGGTCTAAATGGAataaatacattatatatatatatatatataacacaaatCTTTATTGAGATTATTATTATGCTCATTGGGAAAGATTATTTTTGATGCAATATTACGCTGACTTCATGTTCATTGTCATTGTGAGCTTTTCATTGGTTCTCTTCTTGTTTGTGAGCAAATCCCATGAAGCTTCATGAGATCACAAACATCTACTCGTGTTCATTGACATTGAAACATTTTTCTTGTTCAAAAGATTGTGTGTTCAGAATTTGTTTGTCTTCAACCTTGTTTGTCTGTATCATTTGCTTGGATGATTGTTTTGAGACTGCAAGTGTTGTTCATGTATTTGAAGTCCGATTTATTGTGCTATGTTATTGTACGAACATGAAACGTTTATGACATGCTTCACTTCGCATTCTCCTCCTCCATGACCAGTGTTTGCTGCAGATGGCGCCGGCGCACCACCCAAAGGTCTTCTCTAATAGCAGAGGAAGCCTTTGGGGACCTTCTTGCCGCAGTAGTTGATGAGCAAACTGAGGCTGACGGGGATGTTGAGCTTGAGCCCCAGAACGTTGCCCTTGAGGGCGGTGCACAGGCACACGGCGGCCTCGAGGTCGACGAGACCCTCCAGCAGCGAGCAGCAGGGCTGCTTGGGCGGCGTGCCCAGCGTCACGTTGAGCAAGCTGCGGAGGACGTTGGCGCAGATGCCGAGCTTCAGCGCATCCCTCGGGCACTTGGCCCCCGTCAGCGACGGTAGGTTCTGCTCCTGCGGCACCGTCAGCTGGTGGCGCGGCAGAGGGCGAGGCCGATGCTCCGGTGGCTTGCCGTTGCTGGCGGCCGTGGCGAGGTGGGAGAAGAGAAGGTTGAGGGTGAGGAGGAGGGCAACCGACACCGAGAGCTTGGAGGCCATGGCTTCGCGGGGGGGAGCGGAGCGTGGAGAGTGTTGCTAGCTCATGGCACCGCTGGGGTACTATTTATATGTGATGGGGCGTCAGGGGAAGGCCATGCTTGAAGGCCGGTCGTTGAGGGGGCTTGTATGGTTGTGGAAGTGGAGAAGCGCATGCTCGGCAAGTGGATAGGGTGACGGCCTGGGAGAAGATGAGACGGCGAAACGCTTTGGAGGTTTGCGTGCCGATGTTTAAAGTCAGCGATGCTTCGTTGTTGCACTGCTCTGCAGCCATGGGGGATAGATGCAGACTTCATCCATTCCTACCTCCTGTTCTTGAAATCATTAATGCAAACACATTATGTGCATGTACAGTCGTCACAACAGTGAAGTATCAATCAAAAACTGAGAATTCAAGCTGCTAATTACAGACTGCTGTGTTTTCTGGTCAATAGCATATGTAAGAATAGGAAACAGAAAAGCTTGATGTAGTTGCCATTTTGTAGTTCCCATTGATGACAATGCAGCACAGAAGAAAGAGATAACATTTGTGGAACAACAAATGGTTCTCTCATGACTACATATTGGGAAGAAGAACAGAGAAGCAGCAGCGGAGGCATCAACCAAGAAGATCACCATCATCTGGACTCCATCAGTACGTAGAGGGGTTTGCCATTCAACCTTTCGCGGCCCTGCACATAGATGTCACACATTCCACAGTCAATCCAATGCTAGGTAAGAGCTCAGTTCATCTACAAAGCTACTTCAGTTCGATGCCATTACAATCTCATTTAGTATATCAGAAATCTCAGAGAAGGGAATTTGCAGAAATACATCTATAGATCCTAACATGGTTTATTTCCACTAAGCTTATCTGTAGTTGTATCTACTGATAAATAGATTGGTTAATTCAACATAAAAGCATCCAAAAATAGTTCttgaattttcttcttctttttttgaaaagaaagaaaattctaCCATAAATTGTAAAAAAGCAGGTCAAAACACTGTTATGTGCAGCAATAATATGATATCAGGGTAAAACCAGCATGCCCCTGCAATGTTTTTCTCTAGGATTGcagcaaaaaaaaaagtaactAAAAAGATCAACAGCCTAAAATGGAATTCAACGGTAAAAACAATTGGGAGGAACAAATAAGAACCAAAAACTTGGAGCAGGTACCGATATTTAAAAGCATGGCCATGTTGAAAAGCAATAACATGTCACACACACCTTCAATTCGGGCAGTTCAATAACGCATGCACATTCGACCACCTCAGCCCCAGCCCGCTCTAAGGTTAAGAAGAAAGGAATCAACAACAATAAAAAGAAAACCCAAGTATGGTAAAAGAAGCAATACCGATATGAAAATGAACAAGTGTTCGGCACCGACAAATATCACTACTTCTTACAAAAATTCAGGGTAAATGCATTGTTTATCTTATGTACCAGACGCTGCAACAGAAAAATGCAAAAGGCTAAGCATTATTCGACACACAATTTTACCTTTGCTAGCATCATCTGCAAATTGGATCTTGGTACAATTAATAAACTAGACTAAAGAGGGTAAGACCACTAAATGCTAGTTAGGAAATATTTCCCACAAAAAACCACAAGGAACAGACATCCAACTATTGTGGATTATGTATATCTTACGGATAGAAATATTGTATCTTAGGCACCATCTGCCAAAAGAACTCCAAATTTATTTGCAAGACTGCAAATAAATTTTTCTACCAAGTTTATCTATTTGTTTAAAAAGATATAGCATTCTCATTGTTTTTATCATTTGTAGTCCACTTGTCATCAAATCTTTACCTCTGTCAATCCATCTAAAAGCTGAAACAGATAGATGGGACAagaattatttatacatgtgctaATTTTTCTAAGGCTGATCAAGGAAATTACAAGATTCAGACATCCTACGAATAGTCCTCTTAATTAGATTATTACGAGAATCTAAATGTTGGTTGTGTTGGTTAGAAATATGATCAGATCAGCATCATTTTGATGTAAAATCAAAATGTGAAAATACTGCAAACATATTGCATAAAACCGAAGTGCGATTGTATTTATGGCTGCATAAAATGAAAACCAGAATTATACTGAATGACAAGGTTAAATATGTAGATGGGACATAAGTAATAAAAACTGTATAATTCTCATTGTACAAACCAAGTAAATTCATAGCAGCCCGAAGGGTTCCTCCAGTTGCTACCAAATCATCAACAACCAAAGCACGATCACAAGGTTGGATTGCCCCGACATGCATTTCAAGACAGTCAGTTCCATATTCCAGAACATACTTTTCCGAAATGACTTCACCTACGCATTTTCATATGGAGAAACTGAGCCAAACCATATAAGAGCTTGGGATAAATTCAATCCATTACCTGATGgacataaattataaattaaaaaaaaacttgagaAGTTTATTTCTGCCATGTAATCCATTTGCAAGAAAGGAGGATGTCATAAATTTGATTTTGTAAGAATGTTATAAATTAACAAtgcctaaataaataaatagcgaGAATGTGATCATGTATGAATGATCTAGCTGCTCCCATACCAAGATAAGTGCAGTTGCATACCTTATCTGTGTCATGGTCCAATCTGGGGCAAATTATTGAACTAGTTTGGATTTAGTTTTAACATAGTATGGTTTATAATGGCAAGAAAACCATTCTGTCAGATAATGGTGTATGAATTCAACAATCAAATTTGAAATCccacaaaaagaaacaaaagaaacacaGATCATTAGAACTAACTATTCCCAAAATCTCATACCCATCAGATCTTGCATTTCATTTCACCATTCTCTTTTTCTACTTCCAAGAAATACCATTGAgctttttatctttttctgtgCACGGGATGCTATATAACTCATTATCTAATACATTAGTTCTTATTAATAGTTTATGAATGGCACAAAAGACATTCCATCAAACATTGGTGTCCTTATACAACAATCAAATTTTATCActccaaaaaaataataaatacagAACATTAAcactaaataatattaaaatctctTTTCCATTTAATACATCTTCAATTTTGTTTAACTATCATCATTTTCTAATCCCAAGAAATGGCATTGAGATTTACTTTTTTTTCTGTTCAAAATATGTTATTTTAACACATTATTACCAAATTTGTAAGCAAAAATGAATTCAAACAGATGGATTTTGTTTAGCTAACACTTCACATGTATTTCACTTGTCAAAACTGATGgtaaaatatgtttgattaatTGAGAGAATGAAGTACCTGGTAATTTTCTTGGCTTTCTCAAAGGAACAAATTTTGCTCCAATCGCTAAAGCAATTGGTGGACCAAAAATAAAGCCTCTGGCTTCAATTCCTGTCAAAATGGAGAAAACCTTCCATCACAATGACACCAGAAAAGTGTAAAATTTACCAATCAGATGTCCTACATACAATGAAAAATCAAATAGCTTGTATCAAAATCCAacagaatgcttaaaaaaataaaacaaaaaatatagtAAAGGAAAAGCAATTAGATGTTAAGTCAACAATGATTAAATCTAAAAGTCGCCCTTTGCAATCTTCCGTTGAAGCAAATCTATCATTAAACAAGCAAAAGACCCCACAATGTACAAGACAAAGACCAAAGGCATAGATCAAAGAGGTCAAAAATAGGtaaataaagatataaatatataGCAAATTAGAAAATCTTTTAACACTGTTAAAAGTTACAAAAATTAATGGCAATTTCGGTAGTAATACAATTGAACAAGTTATTATGTAACTTGCTGCTGTGTAACCCATAAGAAAGGGTATACATACTATGATACTAATACAATTGAACAAGTTATTATATAAAAGTCCTACCCAGCCAAGTTATTTTTACTTTTATTTACCTGCATCAGTGGTTAACACATTAAATGAAATCTTAACCAGTGCTTAACATACCATCCGAAACAGTATGACCTATACCAATTCGTCCATGGACAAATACCACCGGCCATCATGATATGGACACCCATGGTCTCGACCACAAAGTTTCATATCTTCTTCAAAAGTGCATA of the Musa acuminata AAA Group cultivar baxijiao chromosome BXJ3-2, Cavendish_Baxijiao_AAA, whole genome shotgun sequence genome contains:
- the LOC103974852 gene encoding 14 kDa proline-rich protein DC2.15-like, which translates into the protein MASKLSVSVALLLTLNLLFSHLATAASNGKPPEHRPRPLPRHQLTVPQEQNLPSLTGAKCPRDALKLGICANVLRSLLNVTLGTPPKQPCCSLLEGLVDLEAAVCLCTALKGNVLGLKLNIPVSLSLLINYCGKKVPKGFLCY
- the LOC135631300 gene encoding adenine phosphoribosyltransferase 3-like isoform X2; translated protein: MACGEDKEQDPRIQGIAASIRVVPDFPKKGIMFQDITTLLLDPKAFKNTVDLFVERYSGKNISVVAGIEARGFIFGPPIALAIGAKFVPLRKPRKLPATGGTLRAAMNLLERAGAEVVECACVIELPELKGRERLNGKPLYVLMESR
- the LOC135631300 gene encoding adenine phosphoribosyltransferase 4-like isoform X1, giving the protein MACGEDKEQDPRIQGIAASIRVVPDFPKKGIMFQDITTLLLDPKAFKNTVDLFVERYSGKNISVVAGIEARGFIFGPPIALAIGAKFVPLRKPRKLPGEVISEKYVLEYGTDCLEMHVGAIQPCDRALVVDDLVATGGTLRAAMNLLERAGAEVVECACVIELPELKGRERLNGKPLYVLMESR